The genomic stretch TCGGAAGAGACCAGCGCCTGGGGCGGCTTCATCGCCTCGATGGTGGTGCTGATCATCGTGATGTGGCGCGGCTGAGTTAGAAGGCGACCTCGATTACGCAGGACCGGAAGTCTCGGCAGAATGCCGCGCTTCCACGCCCTTGTGGGCACACGCATTCCACCACGCTCCCCGCGTCGGAATGTCGGATGTTTTCGCTGCGGGGAGAACAAAAAGCACGAGGAGATACCGATGAAAACATCCTGGCGCATGACGCTTCAGATCAGTGCCATCGCACTGGCAAGCGCCCTGGCAGTCGGCGCAGCCCATGCCGGCGAAGCCGAAGCCAAGAAGTGGATCAGCAGCGAATTCCAGCCCAGCACGCTGTCGCAAGACAAGCAGATGGCGGAAATGAAGTGGTTCATGGACGCCGCCGCCAAGCTCAAGGCCAAGGGCGTAACCGAAATCCACGTCGTGTCGGAAACGCTCGACACGCATGCGTATGAATCGAAGACGCTGGCCAAGGCCTTCGAAGAAATCACCGGCATCAAGGTCAAGCACGACATCATGCAGGAAGGCGATGTCGTCGAAAAACTGCAGACCTCGATGCAATCGGGCAAGAGCATCTATGACGGCTGGATTTCCGACTCCGACCTGATCGGCACACACTACCGCTACGGCGTGATCATGCCGCTGTCCGATTACATGGCGGGTGAAGGCAAGGAGTTCACCAACCCGGGCCTGGACCTGAAGGATTTCATCGGCACGAGTTTCACCACCGCGTCCGACGGCAAGCTGTACCAGTTGCCCGACCAGCAGTTCGCCAACCTGTACTGGTTCCGCGCTGACTGGTTCGCCCGCAAGGACCTGCAGGACAAGTTCAAGGCGAAGTACGGCTACGACCTGGGCGTGCCCGTCAACTGGACGGCCTATGAAGACATCGCCAACTTCTTCACCAACGACGTGAAGGAGCTCGACGGCAAGCGCGTCTACGGCCACATGGACTACGGCAAGAAGGATCCGTCGCTCGGCTGGCGCTTTACCGATGCATGGCTGTCGATGGCCGGCTCCGCCGACAAGGGCATCCCGAACGGCCTGCCGGTGGACGAATGGGGCATCCGCGTGGATGACAAGGACAAATGCACTCCGGTGGGCGCATCGGTCTCGCGCGGCGGCGCCACCAACAGCCCGGCCGCGGTGTACGCCCTCACGAAGTACATCGACTGGATGAAGAAGTACGCCCCGCCTGAAGCGACCGGCATGACCTTCAACGAAGCCGGCCCGGTGCCCGCACAAGGCCACATCGCCCAGCAGGTGTTCTGGTACAGCGCCTTCACCGCGCCGATGACCAAGCCGGGCCCGGTCGTGAACGCCGACGGCTCGCCGAAGTGGCGCATGGCCCCGTCGCCGCACGGCCCGTACTGGAAAGACGGCATGCAGAACGGCTACCAGGACGTCGGCTCGTGGACGTTCTTCAAATCCACCCCGTTCGAGCGCCGCTCGGCTGCGTGGCTGTACGCCCAGTTCGTCACGTCGAAGACGGTGTCGCTCAAGAAGTCGATCACCGGTCTCACGTTCATTCGTGACTCCGATATCCACAGCGACTACTTCACCAAGAACGCGGCCAAGTACGGCGGCCTGATCGAGTTCTACCGCAGCCCGGCCCGCGTGGCCTGGACGCCGACCGGCAACAACGTGCCCGACTATCCGAAGCTGGCGCAGCTCTGGTGGAAGAACGTCGCCACGGCCGTCACGGGCGAGAAGACGCCGCAAGGCGCGATGGACAACCTGGCCAAGGAAATGGACCAGGTTATGGGCCGCCTGCAGCGCGCCGGCATGAAGAACTGCGCGCCGAAG from Ralstonia pickettii encodes the following:
- a CDS encoding ABC transporter substrate-binding protein, encoding MKTSWRMTLQISAIALASALAVGAAHAGEAEAKKWISSEFQPSTLSQDKQMAEMKWFMDAAAKLKAKGVTEIHVVSETLDTHAYESKTLAKAFEEITGIKVKHDIMQEGDVVEKLQTSMQSGKSIYDGWISDSDLIGTHYRYGVIMPLSDYMAGEGKEFTNPGLDLKDFIGTSFTTASDGKLYQLPDQQFANLYWFRADWFARKDLQDKFKAKYGYDLGVPVNWTAYEDIANFFTNDVKELDGKRVYGHMDYGKKDPSLGWRFTDAWLSMAGSADKGIPNGLPVDEWGIRVDDKDKCTPVGASVSRGGATNSPAAVYALTKYIDWMKKYAPPEATGMTFNEAGPVPAQGHIAQQVFWYSAFTAPMTKPGPVVNADGSPKWRMAPSPHGPYWKDGMQNGYQDVGSWTFFKSTPFERRSAAWLYAQFVTSKTVSLKKSITGLTFIRDSDIHSDYFTKNAAKYGGLIEFYRSPARVAWTPTGNNVPDYPKLAQLWWKNVATAVTGEKTPQGAMDNLAKEMDQVMGRLQRAGMKNCAPKLNPESDPSKWLSTEHAPWKKLDNERPKGETVAYDKLLAAWKAGKVR